One genomic window of Myxococcales bacterium includes the following:
- a CDS encoding PQQ-binding-like beta-propeller repeat protein, which translates to MTSRTLAAASALALAGAACSTLTPETANDRANAEVPLWFHRPIGAISVEFDSAALAWVAGNTHGITAESRKVGEAWERGKPEIDPRRHRVFLGSSDHGLYALRAGDGSVIWRFETPSAVQSEPLYDPEMDTVYFGAHDGALYCVRAATGELVWRHDSGAEVAKKPVRDGETLYFANAADTLVAVDRRSGKTRWQAHRQPALGMEVAGYAGPTFDRGLVYMAYSDGHVMAYDGRDGTEKWAPVDLAADAEQGGEAVRYLDVDTTPVVDDLPQGRVVYVASYAGGVVALDAHTGSRVWTNDKALGVTDLLLFREPAHRAKGDPPGAPLIPERRVLIASSASTGLWGLDPASGGRMLWRNRVPEGGITAPVAVAGALLVGTTRYGAFLVSPLNGKVIDGLEMGGGFAHTPAAYGTRAYLFSNSGRFLGLHIAPPLEMPKP; encoded by the coding sequence ATGACCTCTCGGACCCTCGCCGCCGCGTCGGCCCTCGCGCTCGCAGGCGCCGCGTGCTCTACGCTCACGCCCGAGACAGCGAACGACCGCGCGAACGCCGAGGTGCCGCTCTGGTTTCACCGGCCCATCGGCGCCATCAGCGTCGAGTTCGACAGCGCCGCGCTCGCGTGGGTCGCCGGCAATACGCATGGAATTACGGCGGAGTCGCGCAAGGTGGGCGAGGCGTGGGAGCGCGGCAAGCCCGAGATCGACCCGCGCCGCCACCGGGTCTTCCTCGGCTCGTCCGATCACGGACTGTATGCGCTGCGCGCCGGCGACGGCAGCGTGATCTGGCGCTTCGAGACTCCGTCCGCCGTCCAGTCCGAGCCGCTCTACGACCCAGAAATGGACACGGTGTATTTCGGCGCCCACGACGGCGCGCTCTACTGCGTCCGCGCGGCGACCGGCGAGCTCGTCTGGCGCCACGACAGCGGCGCCGAGGTGGCCAAGAAGCCGGTTCGCGATGGGGAAACGCTCTATTTCGCCAACGCGGCCGACACCCTCGTCGCGGTCGATCGACGCAGCGGCAAGACCCGGTGGCAGGCGCACCGGCAGCCCGCGCTGGGCATGGAGGTCGCGGGATACGCGGGCCCCACCTTCGACCGTGGGCTCGTGTACATGGCCTACAGCGACGGCCACGTGATGGCCTACGATGGCCGCGACGGCACCGAGAAGTGGGCGCCCGTCGACCTCGCGGCGGACGCTGAGCAGGGCGGCGAGGCCGTGCGCTACCTCGACGTCGACACGACCCCCGTGGTCGACGACCTCCCGCAGGGCCGCGTCGTGTACGTCGCGAGCTACGCTGGCGGCGTGGTCGCCCTCGACGCGCACACCGGCTCGCGCGTGTGGACCAACGACAAGGCGCTCGGGGTCACCGACCTTTTGCTGTTCCGTGAGCCGGCGCACCGGGCCAAGGGGGATCCTCCAGGCGCACCGCTCATCCCTGAGCGTCGCGTCCTGATCGCCTCGAGCGCGAGCACCGGCCTCTGGGGGCTCGACCCCGCGTCGGGCGGGCGGATGCTCTGGCGAAACCGCGTCCCGGAGGGGGGCATCACGGCGCCCGTCGCCGTCGCGGGGGCGCTCCTCGTGGGGACGACCCGGTACGGAGCGTTCCTCGTGTCGCCGCTCAACGGGAAGGTCATCGACGGCCTCGAGATGGGGGGTGGCTTCGCGCACACGCCCGCGGCCTACGGCACGCGCGCGTACCTCTTCTCGAACTCCGGACGCTTTTTGGGCCTCCACATCGCGCCTCCGCTGGAGATGCCCAAGCCCTGA
- a CDS encoding ATP-binding domain-containing protein — protein sequence MRHPEPSIPGLEDDPEGARIVAEELKLLSTVSGLLEDADALRAASAPAEDDALLLDLREQIACAKPEDLPALLEQMHNLGALRAQRGKGTSGAIDRKSPYFGHLRLEESFEGDKKPRRRDVLVGAKSYLDARAGLRIVDWRNAPVSRIFYRYGEEEDYEETLGDRAVEGRVLARRSVAIADGALKRVASPQGTFMLGKEGRWRRLDPRASRLATERAWTVAPRDAGPKRLGVGHDGELRTDKELPAIAALLDKDQFELITRPGASLVAIQGGAGSGKTTVGLHRVAYLAETDPSRFRPERMLVIVPNEALVHYTGRVLPSLGVNGVPVTTFPKWASRAVLELYPKLPSKVAEDTPPVVSRAKASARMLRALDVLARDLDGRLDRKVAATMTKWPDGDRVIRAFAACKGAPDARTTALGLWLIGKRTFSKDIGTADTLPEVTRGAVEKLGLDLRKETRSVLATWDELTTNRELLGRAFAGEPSFGPGQLDQVHAWGVRKARIRHEGERDGETPSLDAEDHALLLRIHQVIRGPLTDGEGKPLRVAHLFVDEVQDASPVELRVLIELAGGADGSVTLSGDTAQRMLDDGDDRGEFDWNHMLEELGVEARSLSPLRVSYRSTAEITTFARSVLGPFAHEAEPIATRHGPPVELFTFASPGEAVLFLAESLKELARAEPAANVAVVARFPQQAQVYYEGLVRAEVPNVRRVAKQDFAWEPGVEVTDVRQTKGLEFDEVVLLETTASSYPATPQARHTLYVGATRAAHQLWCVASERPSPLVEEALELTGAPAAP from the coding sequence ATGCGCCATCCAGAGCCCTCGATCCCTGGCCTCGAAGATGATCCCGAAGGCGCCCGCATCGTCGCGGAGGAGCTGAAGCTCCTCTCGACCGTGAGCGGCCTCCTGGAAGACGCGGACGCCCTCCGCGCCGCGAGCGCGCCCGCCGAGGACGACGCGCTGCTCCTCGACCTGCGCGAGCAGATCGCGTGCGCCAAGCCCGAGGACCTCCCCGCGCTCCTCGAGCAAATGCACAACTTGGGGGCCCTGCGGGCCCAGCGCGGCAAGGGCACGTCCGGCGCCATCGATCGCAAGAGCCCGTACTTCGGCCACCTGAGGCTCGAGGAGTCGTTCGAGGGCGACAAGAAGCCGCGCCGCCGGGACGTGCTCGTCGGCGCCAAGTCGTACCTCGACGCCCGCGCGGGCCTCCGCATCGTCGATTGGCGCAACGCCCCGGTGAGCCGCATCTTCTACCGCTACGGCGAGGAGGAGGACTACGAGGAGACCCTCGGGGATCGCGCGGTCGAGGGTCGCGTGCTCGCGCGCAGGAGCGTGGCCATCGCCGATGGCGCGCTGAAGCGCGTGGCGTCGCCGCAAGGCACCTTCATGCTCGGCAAGGAGGGGCGCTGGCGCCGCCTGGATCCTCGGGCTTCGCGCCTCGCGACCGAGCGCGCCTGGACCGTCGCCCCACGCGACGCAGGCCCTAAGCGGCTCGGCGTGGGTCACGACGGCGAGCTGCGCACAGACAAGGAGCTCCCGGCGATCGCCGCGCTGCTCGACAAGGACCAGTTCGAGCTCATCACGCGCCCGGGCGCGTCGCTCGTGGCCATCCAAGGCGGCGCGGGCAGCGGCAAGACCACCGTCGGTCTCCACCGAGTGGCCTACCTCGCCGAGACCGATCCGTCGCGCTTTCGCCCGGAGCGCATGCTGGTGATCGTGCCGAACGAGGCGCTCGTCCACTACACCGGACGGGTCCTCCCGTCGCTCGGCGTCAACGGTGTGCCCGTCACGACGTTCCCCAAGTGGGCCTCTCGGGCGGTCCTCGAGCTCTACCCCAAGCTGCCGTCGAAGGTGGCGGAGGACACCCCGCCGGTGGTCTCCCGCGCCAAGGCGAGCGCCCGCATGCTGCGCGCTCTCGACGTGCTGGCCCGCGATCTCGACGGGCGGCTCGACCGCAAGGTCGCGGCGACCATGACCAAGTGGCCCGACGGCGACCGAGTCATCCGAGCGTTCGCGGCCTGCAAAGGCGCGCCCGACGCGCGCACGACCGCGCTCGGACTCTGGCTCATCGGCAAGCGGACGTTCTCGAAGGACATCGGCACCGCCGACACCCTCCCCGAGGTCACCCGCGGCGCGGTCGAGAAGCTCGGCCTCGACCTCCGAAAAGAGACCCGCAGCGTGCTCGCGACCTGGGACGAGCTCACCACCAACCGCGAGCTGCTCGGTCGCGCCTTCGCCGGCGAGCCGAGCTTTGGACCCGGGCAGCTCGACCAGGTCCACGCGTGGGGCGTCCGCAAGGCGCGCATCCGTCACGAGGGCGAGCGCGACGGCGAGACCCCGTCGCTCGACGCCGAGGACCACGCGCTCCTGCTCCGTATCCACCAGGTCATCCGCGGCCCGCTGACGGACGGCGAGGGCAAGCCCCTGCGCGTCGCGCACCTCTTCGTCGACGAGGTCCAAGACGCGAGCCCGGTCGAGCTGCGGGTCCTCATCGAGCTTGCAGGCGGGGCCGACGGTTCGGTCACGCTCTCCGGCGACACGGCCCAGCGCATGCTGGACGACGGCGACGACCGCGGGGAGTTCGACTGGAACCACATGCTGGAGGAGCTCGGCGTGGAGGCCCGCTCGCTCTCGCCGCTCCGCGTGAGCTACCGCTCCACGGCGGAGATCACGACCTTCGCCCGGAGCGTGCTCGGGCCCTTCGCGCACGAAGCGGAGCCCATCGCCACCCGGCACGGCCCGCCCGTGGAGCTCTTCACCTTCGCCTCACCGGGCGAGGCCGTGCTCTTCCTGGCCGAGTCGCTGAAGGAGCTCGCGCGCGCCGAGCCGGCCGCCAACGTGGCCGTCGTGGCGCGGTTCCCGCAACAGGCGCAGGTCTACTACGAGGGGCTCGTGCGGGCCGAGGTGCCCAACGTGCGGCGCGTCGCGAAGCAAGACTTTGCCTGGGAGCCCGGCGTCGAGGTGACCGACGTTCGGCAGACCAAGGGCCTCGAGTTCGACGAGGTCGTGCTCCTCGAGACCACCGCTTCGAGCTACCCCGCGACCCCGCAGGCGCGCCACACCCTCTACGTCGGCGCCACCCGCGCGGCGCACCAACTCTGGTGCGTGGCCAGCGAGCGACCGTCGCCGCTCGTCGAGGAGGCCCTCGAGCTGACGGGCGCTCCGGCGGCGCCGTAA
- a CDS encoding 3',5'-cyclic-nucleotide phosphodiesterase, which produces MRLFVAGCHGGETPKHRTSAFVLDGTLAMDAGALTSGLDVKAQCKLKAVLVSHAHLDHIRDLATIADNRAQCGMPPLLVCGTEFTIGVLKKHFFNDLIWPNFAVIPSAKAPAIEYVSLEPEVRVEIAGFTVRAVCVTHTIETCAFIVERKGKSLVYSGDTGPTTRLWQLVDELPRLDLLLMEVSFPNEQHVLARVSGHHTPETLDAELRKLRAPKDVPTLLYHIKPIFEGRVERECARIRGANLAVPRLGDELLL; this is translated from the coding sequence ATGCGGCTCTTCGTAGCCGGGTGCCATGGCGGCGAGACACCGAAACACCGTACGAGCGCGTTCGTGCTCGACGGCACGCTCGCCATGGACGCCGGGGCCCTCACGAGCGGCCTCGACGTCAAGGCGCAGTGCAAGCTCAAGGCGGTCTTGGTCAGCCACGCGCACCTCGACCACATCCGTGATCTCGCCACGATCGCCGACAACCGGGCGCAGTGCGGCATGCCGCCGCTCCTCGTGTGCGGCACCGAGTTCACGATCGGGGTGCTGAAGAAGCACTTCTTCAACGACCTCATCTGGCCGAATTTCGCCGTCATTCCCAGCGCGAAGGCGCCAGCCATCGAGTACGTCTCCCTCGAGCCCGAGGTGCGCGTCGAGATCGCGGGGTTCACCGTGCGCGCGGTGTGCGTCACGCACACCATCGAGACGTGCGCGTTCATCGTCGAGCGCAAGGGGAAGTCCCTCGTCTACAGCGGCGACACCGGCCCGACGACGCGCCTCTGGCAGCTGGTCGACGAGCTGCCCCGCCTCGACCTCCTGCTCATGGAAGTGAGCTTCCCGAACGAGCAGCACGTGCTCGCGCGCGTAAGCGGGCACCACACCCCCGAGACCCTCGACGCCGAGCTGCGCAAGCTCCGCGCCCCGAAGGACGTGCCGACGCTGCTCTACCATATCAAGCCCATTTTCGAGGGGCGCGTGGAGCGCGAGTGCGCCAGGATCCGGGGCGCCAACCTGGCCGTTCCGCGCCTCGGCGACGAGCTGCTGCTCTAA
- the groL gene encoding chaperonin GroEL (60 kDa chaperone family; promotes refolding of misfolded polypeptides especially under stressful conditions; forms two stacked rings of heptamers to form a barrel-shaped 14mer; ends can be capped by GroES; misfolded proteins enter the barrel where they are refolded when GroES binds), with protein sequence MSAKQILYSRNARTRILHGVNLLADAVKVTLGPRGRNVVIEKSFGSPVITKDGVTVAKEIELADKFENMGAQMVREVASKTNDKAGDGTTTATVLAQAIYTNGLKLVEAGHNPMDIKHGIDAAVELLVAEIKKLATPTQDRAHIAQVGTISANGDKSVGDMLAEAMEKVGKEGVITVEEAKGMESSLEVVEGMQFDRGYLSPYFVTNTEKMTVELDNPAILVTEKKISSMQDIIPLLEQVAREGRPLVMIAEDVEAEALATLVVNRLRGLLKVCAIKAPGFGDRRKEMLKDIAILTGGQVISDDLGLKLDQVTLADLGSAKRVTVDKDNSVIVDGAGDPAAIKARVESIRKQVELTSSDYDREKLQERLAKLAGGVAVVKVGAHTETEMKEKKARVEDALHATRAAVEEGIVAGGGVALLRASAVLDGFKLDGERQFGVQLVRRAVEEPLRQIAKNAGAEGSVVVDKVRGGTGAFGFNAATETFEDLVAAGVIDPAKVVRSALEFAASVAGLMLTTEAVIADKPEKKKAGGGGGGMGGMGGMGGMGGMGGMGGMGGDFDMD encoded by the coding sequence ATGAGCGCCAAGCAAATCCTCTACAGCCGCAACGCGCGCACGCGCATCCTCCACGGCGTGAACCTCCTCGCCGACGCGGTGAAGGTCACCCTCGGGCCCCGGGGCCGCAACGTCGTCATCGAGAAGAGCTTCGGCTCGCCCGTCATCACGAAGGACGGCGTGACGGTCGCGAAGGAGATCGAGCTCGCCGACAAGTTCGAGAACATGGGCGCGCAGATGGTGCGCGAGGTCGCCTCGAAGACCAACGACAAGGCCGGCGACGGCACCACCACGGCCACCGTGCTCGCTCAGGCGATCTACACGAACGGCCTGAAGCTGGTCGAAGCGGGGCACAACCCCATGGATATCAAGCACGGCATCGACGCCGCCGTGGAGCTGCTCGTCGCCGAGATCAAGAAGCTCGCGACGCCGACCCAGGACCGCGCGCACATCGCGCAGGTCGGGACGATCAGCGCCAACGGCGACAAGTCCGTCGGCGACATGCTCGCCGAGGCGATGGAGAAGGTCGGCAAGGAGGGCGTGATCACCGTCGAAGAGGCGAAGGGCATGGAGTCTTCCCTCGAGGTGGTTGAGGGCATGCAGTTCGACCGCGGCTACCTCTCGCCCTACTTCGTGACCAACACGGAGAAGATGACCGTCGAGCTCGACAACCCGGCCATCCTGGTGACCGAGAAGAAGATCAGCTCGATGCAGGACATCATCCCGCTGCTCGAGCAGGTCGCCCGCGAGGGTCGCCCGCTCGTCATGATCGCGGAGGACGTCGAGGCCGAGGCGCTCGCCACTCTGGTCGTGAACCGCCTGCGTGGTCTGCTCAAGGTCTGCGCGATCAAGGCCCCCGGCTTCGGCGATCGTCGCAAGGAAATGCTCAAGGATATCGCCATCCTGACGGGTGGTCAGGTCATCTCCGACGACCTCGGCCTCAAGCTCGATCAGGTGACCCTCGCCGACCTCGGCTCGGCGAAGCGAGTGACGGTCGACAAGGACAACTCGGTCATCGTCGACGGCGCGGGCGACCCGGCCGCGATCAAGGCGCGCGTCGAGTCGATCCGCAAGCAGGTCGAGCTCACCTCGTCCGACTACGATCGGGAGAAGCTTCAGGAGCGCCTCGCGAAGCTCGCGGGCGGCGTCGCCGTCGTCAAGGTCGGCGCGCACACCGAGACCGAGATGAAGGAGAAGAAGGCCCGCGTCGAGGACGCGCTCCACGCCACCCGTGCGGCGGTGGAAGAGGGCATCGTCGCCGGCGGCGGCGTCGCGCTGCTCCGCGCGAGCGCCGTGCTCGACGGCTTCAAGCTCGACGGCGAGCGCCAGTTCGGCGTGCAGCTGGTCAGGCGCGCGGTGGAGGAGCCTCTCCGCCAGATCGCGAAGAACGCCGGGGCCGAGGGCTCCGTCGTCGTAGACAAGGTTCGCGGCGGCACCGGCGCCTTCGGATTCAACGCGGCGACGGAGACGTTCGAGGACCTCGTCGCGGCCGGCGTCATCGATCCTGCGAAGGTCGTGCGCTCGGCGCTCGAGTTCGCCGCGAGCGTCGCGGGCCTCATGCTCACCACCGAGGCCGTGATCGCCGACAAGCCGGAGAAGAAGAAGGCTGGTGGCGGCGGCGGCGGCATGGGCGGCATGGGCGGCATGGGCGGCATGGGTGGCATGGGCGGCATGGGCGGCATGGGCGGCGACTTCGACATGGACTGA
- the groES gene encoding co-chaperone GroES: protein MKIRPLLDRIVVKRTAEEQKTKGGIIIPDSAKEKPLEGMVIAVGNGKVLNNGKVIALDVKAGDKILFGKYSGTEVKLDGEEHVILREEDILAVFDK, encoded by the coding sequence ATGAAGATTCGCCCGCTCCTCGACCGCATCGTGGTCAAGCGCACCGCCGAAGAGCAGAAGACCAAGGGAGGGATCATCATCCCCGACTCCGCGAAGGAGAAGCCGCTGGAGGGCATGGTCATCGCCGTCGGGAACGGCAAAGTCCTGAACAACGGCAAGGTCATCGCGCTCGACGTGAAGGCCGGCGACAAGATCCTGTTCGGCAAGTACTCGGGCACCGAGGTCAAGCTGGACGGGGAAGAGCACGTGATTCTTCGCGAGGAAGACATCCTCGCGGTCTTCGACAAGTGA
- a CDS encoding alpha/beta fold hydrolase — MTFAPTLALTTVPARPEPRRHKPLYFLHGILGSGANWRGFAKRLLASERACTAGSEGWLVDLRMHGRSLHLAPPHTVSACAEDLAQLQSARARRVHAVLGHSFGGKVALAYAAAHPEGLEHVIVVDSNPGPSAAGSETTERVLQLLRVAPPRFASREAFTAHLVGAGSSRAWSRGSP, encoded by the coding sequence GTGACGTTCGCCCCGACGCTCGCCCTCACGACCGTGCCCGCGCGCCCGGAACCACGGCGGCACAAGCCTTTGTATTTTCTTCATGGAATCCTGGGCAGTGGCGCCAACTGGCGCGGCTTTGCCAAGCGCCTTCTGGCTTCGGAGCGCGCCTGCACGGCGGGCTCCGAAGGGTGGCTCGTCGACCTCCGCATGCACGGCCGCTCGCTCCATCTCGCGCCTCCCCACACCGTGTCCGCGTGCGCGGAGGACCTCGCTCAGCTGCAGAGCGCGCGAGCGAGGCGCGTCCACGCCGTGCTCGGGCACAGCTTCGGCGGCAAAGTCGCGCTCGCGTACGCTGCCGCGCACCCCGAGGGGCTCGAGCATGTGATCGTGGTCGACTCGAACCCCGGCCCGAGCGCCGCGGGCTCGGAGACCACCGAGCGTGTGCTCCAGCTCCTGCGCGTCGCGCCCCCGCGTTTCGCCTCGCGCGAGGCGTTCACGGCCCACCTCGTCGGCGCGGGCTCGAGCCGGGCGTGGTCGCGTGGCTCGCCATGA
- a CDS encoding IgGFc-binding protein → MRIRLLSFVLVSTLATPIALAACGATPRPGGEFDPPDAAAGDATPAPIDGQSFIDGSFPSPDGSVLPPGGETRDPVDCDEAKRTKSYVGCDYWPTVNANNVWSIFDYAVVVSNAGTNPATVTVTGPAAFSKQVTVPAGELKKIYLPWVPALKGPDTNEQGSATPMTASVMAAGSAYHLVSSVPVIVTQFNALEYKPAGGEAPGGGPKNWSSCPGKGNGASPPCFSYSNDASLLLPSTAMTTNYRVASYMGWSFPETPNPIPFFPPTPRQEIMGTQLTITATEDDTVATVRLSAKGKVLAGSGLPATNGGGTMTITLAKAGDVAELVTEKGDRYDLSGSLITSTKPVQVIVGLPCVNVPATKQACDHIEESVLPAETLGKRYIVTMPSGPKGGPVKHWVRFVGNRDNTTLTYAPTRPPKCPASLQAGEVVDCELVTANFDVTGTEEFAVVTLQVGAEELGSETELNRGDPALSTFASVEQFRTKYLFLAPDDYDVAFVDIVGEAAADIKIDGTAVPASSFTAIAGGFGVFRVKLGAGKGGAHTLEAAKPVGIQVLGYGANTSYQYPGGLNLKLISIPPVPK, encoded by the coding sequence ATGCGCATCCGCCTGCTTTCTTTCGTCTTGGTGAGCACCCTCGCGACCCCGATCGCGCTCGCGGCGTGCGGCGCGACGCCCCGCCCCGGGGGCGAGTTCGATCCCCCCGACGCCGCCGCTGGCGACGCCACGCCCGCGCCCATCGACGGCCAGAGCTTCATCGACGGGAGCTTCCCGAGCCCCGACGGCTCGGTCCTCCCGCCCGGCGGAGAGACCCGCGATCCGGTCGACTGTGACGAGGCGAAGCGCACGAAGAGCTACGTGGGCTGCGACTACTGGCCCACGGTCAACGCCAACAACGTTTGGTCGATCTTCGACTACGCCGTCGTCGTGTCGAACGCTGGCACGAACCCGGCGACCGTGACCGTCACGGGGCCCGCCGCGTTCTCGAAGCAGGTCACGGTCCCTGCCGGAGAGCTCAAGAAGATTTACCTCCCGTGGGTGCCCGCTCTGAAGGGCCCCGACACCAACGAACAGGGCTCGGCCACGCCGATGACAGCGTCGGTCATGGCGGCGGGCTCCGCCTACCACCTGGTGAGCAGCGTCCCGGTCATCGTCACTCAGTTCAACGCGCTCGAATACAAGCCCGCGGGGGGCGAAGCGCCGGGGGGCGGTCCAAAGAACTGGAGCTCGTGCCCGGGCAAGGGCAACGGCGCGAGCCCGCCCTGCTTCTCGTACTCGAACGACGCGTCCTTGCTCCTCCCGAGCACGGCGATGACCACGAACTATCGGGTGGCGAGCTACATGGGCTGGAGCTTCCCCGAGACGCCCAACCCCATCCCGTTCTTCCCGCCCACTCCGCGTCAGGAGATCATGGGCACGCAGCTCACCATCACCGCCACGGAGGACGACACCGTCGCCACCGTGCGGCTCTCCGCCAAGGGCAAGGTGCTCGCGGGCAGCGGTCTCCCGGCGACCAACGGCGGCGGGACGATGACCATCACGCTGGCGAAAGCCGGCGACGTGGCGGAGCTCGTCACCGAGAAGGGCGATCGCTACGACCTCAGCGGCTCGCTCATCACGTCCACCAAGCCGGTGCAGGTCATCGTGGGCCTGCCCTGCGTCAACGTGCCCGCCACGAAGCAGGCGTGTGACCACATCGAGGAGTCGGTGCTCCCCGCCGAGACTCTGGGCAAGCGGTACATCGTGACCATGCCCTCCGGGCCAAAGGGTGGCCCCGTGAAGCACTGGGTGCGCTTCGTGGGCAACCGCGACAACACCACGCTCACCTACGCGCCCACCCGCCCGCCCAAGTGCCCCGCCTCCCTCCAGGCAGGCGAGGTGGTGGACTGCGAGCTCGTCACCGCCAACTTCGACGTGACCGGCACCGAAGAGTTCGCCGTCGTCACGTTGCAGGTCGGCGCCGAGGAGCTCGGCAGCGAGACCGAGCTAAACCGGGGCGATCCGGCGCTCAGCACGTTCGCCTCGGTCGAGCAGTTCCGCACGAAGTATCTGTTCTTGGCGCCCGACGACTACGACGTCGCGTTCGTCGACATCGTGGGCGAGGCCGCCGCCGACATCAAGATCGACGGCACCGCGGTGCCCGCGTCGTCGTTCACCGCGATCGCCGGCGGCTTCGGCGTGTTCCGGGTGAAGCTCGGCGCGGGTAAGGGTGGCGCGCACACGCTCGAGGCGGCCAAGCCCGTCGGCATCCAGGTGCTCGGCTACGGGGCCAACACGAGCTACCAGTACCCCGGCGGGCTGAACCTCAAGCTCATCTCGATCCCGCCCGTGCCGAAGTGA